A single genomic interval of Zunongwangia sp. HGR-M22 harbors:
- a CDS encoding SusC/RagA family TonB-linked outer membrane protein, with translation MNTKLCSFLTLFLALIAHVTFAQEKTVSGTVTDDQGLPLPGVTVLLKGTNSGTQTDFDGNYSITAIEGDVLVYSFIGMQTVEYTVQNNDEINITLETDSAQLDEVVVTALGIEREKKSLGYATQEVAGNEVSDVPQANFVNSLQGKVSGLQVKPSGTMGGSSNTVIRGFSSLTGSNQALYVIDGTIIDNSNNNTSSQQAGGGGYDYGNAATDINPEDIKSINVLKGAAASALYGSRASNGAIIIETKKGAKRSGIGISINSTIMVSEVNNNTLPEYQKEYGAGYGAYYDTPYFNNYSNLDLPNGFDPSIPFTPFTEDASYGAAFDGRPVYQWNSIYPQLEGTYQQATPWLPAENDPNSIWKTGTTAINSFALSGGGETNTFRLSVTNFDQEGNLPNSSIKRNTIKFSASQDIVEDLTVSTNISYIKTDGKGRYGTGYSSENPMQQFRQWWQTNVDLKKQKQAYFDTKQNITWNPNSPADLSPIYSNNPYWTRYENYQTDTRNRYFGNFNINYSISDVFSVLGRFTFDTYDELREERRNVGSDGVSGYSRYNNRQAEYNYDLILNFNKDFGEDFNLDGNIGWNLRRNEWSDIRAETNGGLRVPGLFSLSNTSSPLLAPDEYEADKLVDGIYARASVGFKNTYYIEGTIRRDRSSSLPSSDNTYYYPSISGNILLSNLVDADWLNFTKLRANYAEVGADTNPYRIQQYYSLLNPYGDAAMASNISQINNANLKPERSKAYEFGIEADFFDRRLGLDVTYYNSTTEDLITPVDISNATGFNTTVRNAGSLENKGWEVQLRGTPIQTEDFSWNISANWTRNRSEVISLDESLSNLPLASLQGGITIDASPGQPYGAIRGTDYIYDDAGNKVVGDNGYYLLSETNNEIIGNVQPDWIGGVQNTFNYKNISLSVLIDGQKGGDIYSLDTWYGMATGLYPETVGTNDLGNPKRNTLANGGGIVLPGVTEDGQPNRTRVGFDNYNHPYGYGRDASKGHVYDASFVKLREVNLTYSFGEKIIDSTPLTNASISLIGRNLWIIHKNIPYSDPEAGLSSGNVQGYQSGAYPSLREVGASLKLNF, from the coding sequence ATGAACACAAAACTATGTAGTTTTTTAACGTTATTCTTAGCGTTAATTGCGCACGTAACATTTGCGCAAGAAAAAACGGTCTCCGGTACCGTTACAGACGATCAAGGTTTACCCCTGCCAGGGGTAACTGTCCTTTTAAAAGGAACAAACTCGGGAACTCAAACTGACTTTGATGGTAATTATAGTATCACCGCAATTGAAGGGGATGTTCTTGTTTATTCCTTTATCGGAATGCAAACCGTAGAGTACACGGTACAAAACAATGATGAAATCAACATCACACTTGAAACCGATTCTGCACAATTAGACGAAGTTGTAGTTACAGCATTAGGAATTGAAAGAGAAAAGAAATCTTTAGGTTACGCCACGCAAGAGGTAGCTGGTAATGAAGTTTCTGATGTTCCACAGGCCAACTTTGTAAACTCTTTACAGGGTAAAGTTTCAGGTTTACAGGTTAAGCCTTCAGGTACAATGGGTGGATCATCCAACACTGTAATTAGAGGTTTCTCATCCCTAACAGGAAGCAACCAGGCGCTTTATGTGATAGACGGTACTATTATCGATAACTCTAACAACAACACCTCTAGCCAACAAGCTGGTGGTGGCGGGTACGATTACGGTAATGCTGCCACAGACATCAACCCAGAGGACATTAAATCTATAAATGTACTTAAAGGAGCTGCTGCATCTGCACTTTATGGCTCCAGAGCATCTAATGGTGCAATCATTATTGAAACCAAAAAAGGAGCTAAAAGAAGTGGAATTGGTATTTCTATAAATTCCACGATTATGGTATCTGAAGTTAATAATAACACTTTACCAGAATACCAAAAAGAATACGGTGCTGGTTATGGTGCTTACTATGACACTCCATATTTTAATAATTACAGCAATCTAGACCTACCAAACGGCTTTGATCCTTCGATCCCTTTCACACCTTTTACAGAAGATGCTTCTTATGGTGCTGCATTTGATGGTCGCCCAGTTTATCAGTGGAACTCTATTTACCCGCAACTAGAGGGGACTTACCAGCAAGCAACACCATGGCTGCCTGCTGAAAACGACCCTAATAGCATTTGGAAAACAGGAACTACAGCTATAAATTCATTCGCATTATCAGGTGGTGGAGAGACCAATACTTTCAGATTAAGTGTTACAAATTTTGATCAGGAAGGAAACCTGCCTAATAGTTCTATAAAAAGAAACACTATAAAATTTAGTGCCAGTCAGGACATAGTAGAAGATCTAACGGTATCTACAAACATATCCTATATTAAAACAGATGGTAAGGGACGTTACGGAACCGGATACAGTTCTGAAAACCCTATGCAACAATTTCGCCAATGGTGGCAAACGAATGTTGATCTTAAAAAACAAAAACAGGCTTATTTCGATACTAAACAGAACATTACTTGGAATCCAAATAGTCCTGCAGACTTATCTCCAATATACTCCAACAATCCTTACTGGACTCGTTATGAAAATTACCAAACTGACACTAGAAATAGATACTTCGGTAATTTTAATATAAACTATTCCATAAGTGACGTATTTAGTGTTTTAGGCCGTTTTACTTTTGACACGTACGACGAATTAAGAGAAGAGAGAAGAAATGTAGGTAGCGATGGCGTATCCGGTTATTCCCGATACAACAATAGACAAGCAGAATACAATTACGACCTTATCTTAAATTTCAATAAAGACTTTGGGGAAGATTTTAACTTAGATGGAAACATTGGTTGGAACTTAAGAAGAAATGAATGGAGTGACATAAGAGCTGAAACAAATGGAGGTCTACGAGTTCCAGGTCTTTTCTCTTTATCTAACACATCATCACCTTTACTAGCGCCAGATGAATATGAAGCTGATAAACTAGTTGATGGTATTTATGCTCGCGCAAGTGTTGGTTTTAAAAACACATATTATATAGAAGGTACTATAAGAAGAGACCGTTCTTCTTCTTTACCATCTTCAGATAACACATACTACTATCCGTCAATTTCGGGTAATATTTTATTATCTAATCTTGTCGATGCTGATTGGTTGAATTTCACTAAACTTAGAGCAAACTATGCTGAAGTAGGTGCTGATACCAACCCATATAGAATTCAACAATATTACAGCCTACTTAATCCTTACGGAGATGCAGCCATGGCTAGCAATATAAGTCAAATAAACAATGCAAACTTGAAACCGGAACGCTCTAAAGCCTATGAATTTGGTATAGAGGCAGACTTTTTCGATAGAAGATTAGGTTTAGATGTGACTTACTATAATAGCACAACTGAAGATTTAATTACTCCGGTTGATATTTCTAATGCAACAGGTTTTAATACTACAGTTAGAAACGCGGGATCTTTAGAAAACAAAGGTTGGGAAGTACAGTTAAGAGGTACACCTATCCAAACTGAAGATTTCTCCTGGAATATAAGTGCTAACTGGACAAGAAACCGCAGTGAAGTTATTTCCTTAGATGAAAGTCTAAGCAACTTACCTCTAGCCAGTTTGCAAGGTGGAATAACTATCGATGCTAGCCCAGGACAACCTTATGGCGCTATAAGAGGTACAGATTATATTTATGATGATGCCGGAAATAAAGTTGTTGGTGATAATGGTTATTATTTGCTATCTGAAACTAACAACGAAATTATCGGTAATGTGCAGCCAGACTGGATTGGTGGTGTTCAGAATACATTTAATTATAAAAACATTAGTCTAAGCGTCTTGATCGACGGTCAAAAAGGTGGGGACATCTACTCTTTAGATACTTGGTATGGTATGGCTACTGGCCTCTATCCAGAAACCGTGGGCACTAATGATCTAGGCAATCCGAAGAGAAACACGCTTGCAAACGGCGGAGGTATTGTTTTACCAGGCGTTACAGAAGATGGCCAACCTAACAGAACTAGAGTAGGATTTGACAATTACAACCATCCTTATGGATACGGTCGTGATGCAAGTAAAGGCCACGTTTATGATGCTTCATTTGTAAAATTACGTGAAGTTAATCTAACTTATAGCTTCGGCGAGAAAATTATAGATAGCACACCTCTAACTAATGCATCAATCTCATTAATAGGTAGAAATTTATGGATTATCCACAAAAATATACCATACTCAGATCCAGAAGCTGGTCTTAGCTCAGGTAACGTACAAGGATATCAATCTGGTGCTTACCCAAGTTTGAGAGAAGTTGGTGCAAGTCTTAAACTTAATTTTTAA
- the rpsL gene encoding 30S ribosomal protein S12, with amino-acid sequence MPTISQLVRKGRAKITKKSKSAALDSCPQRRGVCTRVYTTTPKKPNSAMRKVARVRLTNGKEVNAYIPGEGHNLQEHSIVLVRGGRVKDLPGVRYHIVRGALDTAGVEGRTQRRSKYGAKRPKK; translated from the coding sequence ATGCCAACAATTTCACAATTAGTACGAAAAGGAAGAGCCAAGATAACTAAGAAGAGTAAATCGGCTGCTTTAGATTCGTGCCCTCAAAGAAGGGGAGTTTGTACACGTGTGTACACAACTACTCCTAAGAAACCAAACTCGGCTATGCGAAAAGTAGCTAGGGTTAGGTTAACCAATGGTAAAGAGGTGAATGCCTATATACCAGGTGAAGGTCACAATCTTCAAGAGCACTCGATAGTATTAGTTAGAGGCGGAAGGGTAAAAGATTTACCAGGTGTTAGGTATCACATTGTTCGTGGTGCACTAGATACCGCAGGTGTTGAGGGTAGAACTCAGCGTCGATCTAAGTATGGAGCTAAACGCCCTAAGAAGTAA
- the rpsG gene encoding 30S ribosomal protein S7 produces MRKRQAKKRPLLPDPKFNDQLVTRFVNMMMWDGKKSVAFKIFYDAIAIVEEKKQDEEKTGLEIWKDALSNVMPHVEVRSRRVGGATFQIPMQIRPDRKVSTAMKWLISFARKRNEKTMAAKLAAEVLSAAKEEGAAVKKRVDTHKMAEANKAFSHFRF; encoded by the coding sequence ATGAGAAAAAGACAGGCTAAGAAAAGACCACTTTTGCCAGATCCTAAGTTTAATGATCAACTTGTTACGCGTTTTGTGAACATGATGATGTGGGATGGTAAGAAATCGGTTGCCTTTAAAATTTTCTATGATGCAATCGCTATTGTAGAAGAAAAAAAGCAAGATGAGGAGAAAACTGGATTAGAGATCTGGAAAGATGCCTTATCTAATGTTATGCCTCATGTTGAGGTAAGAAGTAGAAGAGTAGGAGGTGCAACCTTCCAAATTCCTATGCAAATTAGACCTGATAGAAAAGTGTCTACTGCAATGAAATGGCTTATTAGTTTTGCTCGTAAGAGAAATGAAAAAACTATGGCTGCTAAACTTGCTGCTGAAGTATTATCTGCAGCTAAGGAAGAAGGTGCTGCTGTTAAGAAAAGAGTGGATACTCATAAAATGGCAGAAGCAAACAAAGCATTCTCTCACTTTAGATTCTAA
- the fusA gene encoding elongation factor G, producing the protein MAQRDLKFTRNIGIAAHIDAGKTTTTERILYYTGISHKIGEVHDGAATMDWMEQEQERGITITSAATHCSWPYNGHDYIVNIIDTPGHVDFTVEVERSLRVLDGVVALFSAVDGVEPQSETVWRQADKYRVPRLGFVNKMDRQGSDFFNVCRQVKEMLGGNPVPLQVPIGEEVDFKGVVDLISKKAIIWNEEDHGMTYETIDIPEELIDDVNKYRAELVEAVAEYDEALMEKFFEDEDSITEDEIIAALKAATCDMSIIPMMCGSAFKNKGVQAMLDAVMRYLPSPVDVDAIVGENPDTGEEESRKPNVDSPFSALAFKIATDPFVGRLAFFRVYSGTLDAGSYVLNVRSGKKERISRIYQMHSNKQEPIDKIEAGDIGAAVGFKDIKTGDTLTDVNNPIILESMSFPEPVIGIAVEPKTKADVDKMGMALAKLAEEDPTFQVKTDEISGQTVISGMGELHIEILVDRLKREFKVEVNEGQPQVEYKETVTRPAEHREVYKKQSGGRGKFADIVFEMGPVDEDFEGKGLQFVDEIKGGRIPKEFIPSVQKGFTEAMKNGPLAGFQVDTLKVVLKDGSFHPVDSDQLSFELAAKMGFKAAAKKAGAVILEPIMKMEVVTPEENMGDIVGDLNRRRGQVNNMSDRSGAKIVKADVPLSEMFGYVTTLRTLSSGRATSTMEFSHYAETPSNISEEVIKAAKGAANE; encoded by the coding sequence ATGGCACAAAGAGATTTAAAATTTACAAGAAATATAGGTATTGCTGCTCATATTGATGCTGGTAAAACAACAACAACAGAGCGTATCCTTTATTATACAGGTATTAGCCATAAAATAGGAGAGGTTCATGATGGAGCCGCAACTATGGATTGGATGGAGCAAGAGCAGGAGCGAGGTATTACTATTACTTCTGCTGCAACTCATTGTTCGTGGCCTTATAACGGTCATGATTATATCGTGAATATTATCGATACTCCTGGTCACGTTGATTTTACAGTAGAGGTAGAGCGTTCGCTTCGTGTATTAGATGGGGTGGTAGCTTTATTTTCTGCAGTTGATGGTGTTGAGCCGCAATCTGAAACTGTATGGAGACAGGCAGATAAATACCGTGTACCAAGATTAGGTTTTGTTAATAAAATGGATCGTCAGGGTTCAGACTTTTTTAATGTTTGCCGTCAGGTAAAAGAAATGTTAGGAGGTAATCCTGTTCCATTACAAGTTCCTATTGGTGAGGAAGTAGATTTCAAAGGTGTAGTAGATCTTATTTCAAAGAAAGCAATTATTTGGAATGAAGAAGATCACGGGATGACCTATGAAACTATTGATATTCCTGAAGAGCTTATAGATGACGTTAATAAATATAGAGCTGAGCTTGTAGAAGCTGTTGCAGAGTATGATGAAGCTTTAATGGAGAAATTCTTCGAAGATGAAGATTCGATCACTGAGGATGAAATCATTGCTGCTTTGAAAGCTGCTACATGTGACATGTCTATTATACCAATGATGTGTGGTTCTGCATTTAAAAATAAAGGGGTTCAGGCAATGCTTGATGCGGTAATGAGATACTTACCTTCTCCTGTGGATGTGGACGCTATTGTTGGAGAAAATCCAGATACAGGCGAAGAAGAAAGTCGTAAGCCTAATGTAGATTCTCCATTTTCAGCATTGGCTTTTAAAATTGCAACCGATCCATTTGTTGGTCGTTTAGCTTTCTTTAGAGTTTATTCTGGAACTTTAGATGCTGGTTCTTATGTGCTGAATGTGAGATCTGGTAAGAAAGAACGTATTTCTAGAATCTATCAGATGCACTCTAATAAGCAAGAGCCTATTGATAAGATTGAGGCTGGTGATATTGGAGCTGCTGTTGGATTTAAAGATATAAAAACTGGAGATACATTAACTGATGTTAATAACCCAATTATCCTTGAATCTATGAGTTTCCCAGAGCCGGTGATTGGTATCGCTGTGGAGCCTAAGACAAAGGCAGATGTAGATAAAATGGGTATGGCTTTAGCTAAGTTAGCTGAAGAAGATCCAACATTCCAGGTTAAGACAGATGAGATATCAGGTCAAACTGTTATTTCAGGTATGGGGGAACTTCATATTGAGATTCTTGTAGATCGTCTTAAAAGGGAGTTTAAAGTAGAAGTAAACGAAGGTCAACCTCAGGTTGAATACAAAGAAACCGTTACTAGACCTGCTGAACACAGAGAAGTTTATAAAAAGCAATCTGGTGGTCGTGGTAAGTTTGCGGATATTGTATTTGAAATGGGACCTGTAGATGAAGATTTTGAAGGTAAAGGTCTTCAATTCGTAGATGAAATTAAAGGTGGTCGTATTCCTAAGGAATTTATACCGTCTGTTCAGAAAGGATTTACAGAAGCAATGAAAAACGGTCCGTTGGCTGGATTCCAAGTTGATACCTTAAAGGTAGTTCTAAAAGATGGATCTTTCCACCCTGTGGATTCCGATCAGCTTTCTTTTGAATTGGCTGCAAAAATGGGGTTCAAAGCGGCTGCTAAAAAAGCAGGTGCAGTAATTCTTGAGCCAATAATGAAAATGGAAGTTGTTACTCCAGAGGAAAATATGGGGGATATTGTTGGTGACCTTAACAGAAGAAGAGGTCAGGTTAATAATATGTCTGATAGATCTGGAGCAAAAATTGTTAAAGCTGATGTTCCATTATCAGAAATGTTCGGTTATGTAACTACATTAAGAACACTTTCTTCAGGTAGAGCAACTTCAACAATGGAATTCTCACACTACGCTGAAACTCCTTCTAATATATCAGAAGAAGTTATTAAGGCAGCAAAAGGGGCAGCTAACGAATAA
- the rpsJ gene encoding 30S ribosomal protein S10 codes for MSQKIRIKLKSYDHNLVDKSAEKIVKTVKTTGAVVTGPIPLPTHKKVFTVLRSPHVNKKSREQFELSSYKRLLDIYSSSSKTIDALMKLELPSGVEVEIKV; via the coding sequence ATGAGTCAAAAAATCAGAATAAAGTTAAAATCCTACGATCATAATTTAGTAGATAAATCTGCTGAGAAGATTGTAAAAACGGTTAAAACTACAGGAGCTGTTGTAACTGGACCAATTCCGCTTCCAACACATAAAAAAGTATTTACTGTTTTGAGATCTCCTCACGTAAATAAAAAATCTAGAGAACAATTTGAATTAAGTTCTTATAAGAGATTATTAGATATTTATAGTTCCTCTTCAAAAACTATCGATGCTTTAATGAAATTAGAGCTACCTAGTGGAGTGGAAGTAGAGATCAAAGTGTGA
- the rplC gene encoding 50S ribosomal protein L3: protein MSGLIGKKIGMTSIFDENGKNIPCTVIEAGPCVITQVRTNEVDGYEALQLGFDDKKTANKAATGHAKKAGVAAKHKVVEFQGFEGDYKLGDTINVEHFTEGEFVDISGISKGKGFQGVVKRHGFGGVGQATHGQHNRLRAPGSIGAASYPARVFKGMRMAGRMGGEKVKVENLRVLKVVAEKNLLVVKGCVPGHKNSYVIIRK, encoded by the coding sequence ATGTCTGGGTTAATAGGAAAAAAAATAGGCATGACTAGTATTTTTGACGAAAATGGAAAAAACATTCCATGTACCGTTATAGAAGCTGGTCCATGTGTAATTACCCAAGTCAGAACCAATGAGGTTGACGGGTACGAAGCACTTCAACTTGGTTTCGATGACAAAAAGACTGCAAACAAAGCTGCTACAGGGCATGCTAAGAAAGCGGGAGTTGCTGCAAAGCATAAAGTTGTCGAGTTCCAAGGATTTGAAGGAGATTACAAATTAGGTGATACTATAAATGTAGAGCATTTTACTGAAGGTGAATTTGTTGATATTTCTGGTATTTCTAAAGGAAAAGGTTTCCAGGGAGTTGTTAAAAGACATGGCTTTGGTGGAGTAGGACAAGCTACTCATGGGCAACATAACCGTCTAAGAGCTCCTGGTTCTATTGGTGCTGCATCTTATCCTGCGCGTGTATTTAAAGGTATGCGTATGGCCGGAAGAATGGGTGGCGAAAAAGTAAAAGTTGAAAACCTTAGAGTTTTAAAGGTGGTAGCTGAAAAGAACCTTTTAGTTGTTAAAGGTTGTGTTCCAGGACACAAAAACTCTTATGTAATCATTAGAAAGTAA
- the rplD gene encoding 50S ribosomal protein L4 produces MEVAVLDIKGKETGRKINLSDAVFGIEPNEHAVYLDVKQYLANQRQGTHKAKERAEITGSTRKIKKQKGTGTARAGSIKSPVFRGGGRIFGPRPRNYGFKLNKTLKRLARKSALSLKANDKAITVVEDFSFDTPSTKNFIEVLKAIGIQEKKSLIVLGESNKNVYLSSRNLKGSEVVSVSELSTYKILNANSLVFVEGSLEGLESNLS; encoded by the coding sequence ATGGAAGTAGCAGTTTTAGATATTAAAGGAAAAGAAACAGGTAGAAAGATTAATCTTTCTGACGCTGTTTTTGGAATAGAGCCTAATGAGCATGCTGTTTATCTTGACGTTAAACAATATTTAGCGAATCAAAGGCAGGGTACTCATAAAGCGAAAGAGCGTGCTGAAATAACTGGATCTACACGTAAAATCAAAAAGCAAAAAGGGACAGGTACAGCCAGAGCTGGTAGTATCAAATCTCCTGTTTTTAGAGGTGGTGGTAGAATATTTGGTCCTCGTCCAAGAAATTATGGTTTTAAATTAAATAAAACCTTAAAACGTTTAGCTAGAAAATCGGCTTTATCGCTTAAAGCAAATGACAAAGCTATTACGGTTGTTGAAGATTTTTCTTTCGATACTCCAAGTACAAAAAACTTTATTGAAGTTTTGAAAGCTATTGGTATTCAGGAGAAAAAATCTCTTATAGTGTTGGGTGAGTCAAATAAAAACGTATATTTGTCGTCACGTAATTTAAAAGGCTCTGAAGTTGTAAGTGTTTCAGAATTAAGTACTTACAAAATATTGAATGCAAATAGTCTTGTGTTCGTAGAAGGGTCTCTAGAAGGATTAGAGTCGAATTTAAGTTAA
- the rplW gene encoding 50S ribosomal protein L23: MSILIKPIITEKATAESELRNCFSFEVSNKANKIEIKDAVESAYGVSVTSVRTINVRPDRKTRFTKSGMITGKTKAYKKAMVQVAEGETIDLYSNL, encoded by the coding sequence ATGAGTATCTTAATTAAACCGATTATTACGGAAAAAGCTACCGCAGAGAGTGAACTTAGAAATTGTTTCTCTTTTGAGGTAAGTAATAAGGCGAATAAGATTGAAATTAAAGATGCAGTTGAGTCTGCTTATGGTGTTTCAGTAACTTCTGTTCGTACAATAAATGTCCGCCCAGATCGCAAAACTAGATTTACTAAATCTGGTATGATCACTGGTAAAACTAAGGCTTATAAAAAAGCTATGGTACAGGTGGCGGAAGGTGAAACTATTGATTTATATAGTAATCTTTAA
- the rplB gene encoding 50S ribosomal protein L2, which yields MSVRKLKPITPGQRFRVVNGFDAITTDKPEKSLLAPLKKSGGRNSQGKMTMRYKGGGHKRRYRIVDFKREKHGVPATVASIEYDPNRTAFIALLNYQDGEKRYVIAQNGLQVGQNIVSSNEAAAPEIGNAMPLANIPLGTIISCIELRAGQGAVMARSAGAFAQLLAREGKYATVKLPSGEIRRILSVCLATIGAVSNSDHQLQISGKAGRKRWLGIRPRTRPVVMNPIDHPMGGGEGRASGGHPRSRKGLPAKGFKTRSRTKASNKYIVERRKK from the coding sequence ATGTCAGTAAGAAAATTAAAACCAATTACTCCTGGTCAGCGTTTTAGAGTAGTTAATGGGTTTGACGCCATTACTACTGACAAGCCGGAGAAGTCTTTACTTGCTCCGTTAAAAAAATCAGGCGGTAGAAACAGTCAAGGAAAAATGACCATGCGCTATAAAGGCGGTGGTCATAAAAGACGTTATAGAATTGTAGATTTCAAGCGTGAAAAGCATGGGGTTCCTGCAACTGTAGCATCTATTGAATATGATCCAAACAGAACGGCCTTTATCGCTTTATTGAATTATCAAGATGGTGAAAAAAGGTATGTTATTGCTCAAAATGGTCTTCAGGTAGGTCAGAATATTGTTTCGTCTAACGAGGCTGCTGCTCCTGAAATTGGTAACGCTATGCCGTTAGCAAATATACCATTGGGTACTATTATTTCTTGTATCGAGTTGAGAGCTGGTCAGGGAGCTGTTATGGCTAGAAGTGCTGGGGCTTTTGCTCAATTGTTAGCTAGAGAAGGGAAGTATGCAACTGTGAAATTGCCTTCTGGAGAGATTAGAAGAATTCTTTCTGTTTGTTTAGCAACTATTGGTGCTGTGTCTAACAGTGATCATCAGCTTCAAATTTCTGGTAAAGCCGGTAGAAAACGCTGGTTAGGTATCAGACCACGTACAAGACCTGTAGTGATGAACCCTATCGATCACCCAATGGGTGGTGGTGAAGGTAGAGCATCCGGTGGTCACCCACGTTCAAGAAAAGGTTTGCCTGCTAAAGGCTTTAAAACCCGCTCTAGAACAAAAGCGAGTAATAAATATATTGTAGAACGTAGAAAGAAATAA
- the rpsS gene encoding 30S ribosomal protein S19, producing the protein MARSLKKGPFVHYKLEKKVADNVESGKKAVIKTWSRASMITPDFVGQTIAVHNGKQFVPVYVTENMVGHKLGEFSPTRSFRGHAGAKNKGRK; encoded by the coding sequence ATGGCACGTTCATTAAAAAAAGGACCTTTCGTTCACTATAAGTTAGAGAAAAAAGTAGCTGATAATGTGGAGTCTGGTAAAAAAGCGGTGATTAAGACTTGGTCTAGAGCATCGATGATTACTCCAGATTTCGTAGGGCAAACAATAGCTGTCCATAATGGTAAGCAATTTGTTCCTGTTTATGTTACTGAGAATATGGTAGGTCATAAATTAGGTGAATTTTCACCAACACGTTCTTTTAGAGGGCATGCTGGTGCTAAAAATAAAGGTAGAAAATAA
- the rplV gene encoding 50S ribosomal protein L22: protein MGVRKKERAEQIKEAKKHTAFAKLNNCPTSPRKMRLVADLVRGEKVEKALQILKFSQKEASSRLEKLLLSAIANWQAKNEDASIEDAELVVKEIRVDGGSMLKRLRPAPQGRAHRIRKRSNHVTLVLGEKNNTQS from the coding sequence ATGGGAGTTCGTAAAAAAGAAAGAGCAGAGCAAATAAAAGAAGCTAAGAAGCATACGGCTTTTGCTAAGTTAAATAACTGCCCTACTTCACCTAGAAAAATGCGATTAGTTGCAGATTTAGTTAGAGGTGAAAAAGTAGAAAAAGCGCTTCAAATTTTAAAATTCAGTCAAAAAGAGGCTTCTTCTCGTTTGGAGAAGTTGTTATTGTCTGCTATTGCAAATTGGCAAGCTAAGAATGAAGATGCTAGTATTGAAGACGCTGAATTAGTTGTAAAAGAGATTCGTGTTGACGGTGGAAGTATGTTGAAAAGACTTCGTCCAGCACCACAGGGTCGTGCACATAGAATTAGAAAGAGATCCAATCACGTTACATTAGTGCTTGGCGAAAAAAATAATACACAAAGCTAA
- the rpsC gene encoding 30S ribosomal protein S3 has translation MGQKTNPIGNRLGIIRGWESNWYGGNDYGDKLAEDDKIRKYIHARLSKASVSRVIIERTLKLVTVTITTARPGIIIGKGGQEVDKLKEELKKITDKEVQINIFEIKRPELDAHLVGASVARQIENRISYRRAIKMAIAAAMRMNAEGIKIEISGRLNGAEMARSESYKDGRIPLSTFRADIDYALVEAHTTYGRLGVKVWIMKGEVYGKRELSPLVGLAKKQGGKGSARGGNKSRRRK, from the coding sequence ATGGGACAGAAAACAAATCCAATCGGTAATCGCCTTGGTATCATAAGAGGATGGGAATCCAACTGGTACGGAGGAAATGACTACGGTGATAAATTAGCCGAAGACGATAAGATTAGAAAGTACATCCATGCTCGCCTCTCTAAAGCGAGTGTATCTAGGGTAATCATTGAGCGTACCCTTAAGCTTGTAACCGTTACTATCACTACTGCTAGACCTGGTATTATTATCGGTAAAGGTGGCCAAGAGGTAGACAAGCTTAAAGAAGAGCTTAAGAAGATCACTGACAAAGAAGTTCAGATTAACATCTTTGAAATTAAGAGACCAGAACTTGATGCTCACTTAGTGGGTGCAAGTGTAGCTAGACAGATAGAGAATAGAATCTCTTACCGTCGTGCTATAAAAATGGCTATTGCGGCTGCAATGAGAATGAATGCGGAAGGTATTAAAATCGAAATTTCAGGTCGTTTAAACGGTGCTGAAATGGCGCGTTCAGAATCTTACAAAGATGGAAGAATTCCTTTGTCTACTTTTAGGGCCGATATTGATTATGCTTTAGTTGAAGCTCACACTACCTATGGTAGATTAGGAGTTAAAGTATGGATCATGAAAGGTGAGGTTTACGGAAAGAGAGAACTATCTCCGCTTGTTGGTTTAGCTAAGAAGCAAGGTGGTAAAGGTTCCGCACGAGGTGGTAATAAATCACGTCGTAGAAAGTAA